The window CGCGGTGCGCCGCATGGCGGTCGATGCGTTTCTTAAGCAATATTACCGCCCGGAAAAATTCGCGCAAAGCTGCAATGGCTGTCCCTTCTACGGCAAGGTATGGTCCTGTCCGCCCGGTGTCCCCGATACGCCCGCTTTTTTCGCCGGATATACGGACATCTATCTATTGGGCGTACAAGTCACCTATACCGAGCTGGCACATCGCTGGCGCGATGTCCAGGCCGTACAGGATCAAACTTACGGCCTTGCCAAACGGGCGCTGCTCGAAACCCAGCTGGCGCTCGAAAAGCTGTTTCCCGGCGCGCGGTCGATTGCCGCCGGACGCTGCGAGCGCTGCGCCCATTGCATGCGTCCCAGCGGCTGCACCTGCATTTGGCCCGAGCGGATGCGGTATTCCTTTTCGGCTTTCCGCATCGACCTGAGCCGTCTGGCGGACGAGCAGCTTGGTTTTCCGCTCCAATGGAGCTCCGGCAAGCTGCCCGCCTATCATGTAGCATTGGGGGCGCTGCTGGTCCCCTGATCAATCAAGGCATGGATCGGTTTTTGACACCGACCCATGCCCTTTTTTCGAAAGGTCTCACCCATGGACCCATCCCGGCATAGCATGACGTTGAAGGAGGCGATGCAGTATGAAAAAAAGCACGTCGCTGGCCATTCTTGGCGGCGACATGCGGCAAGCGTTTTTGGCGCAGCTTTTGTGCGCAGACGGCCATACAGTCACGGTTTCGGCGCTGGAACGGCATCCATTTGATGCTGGAATCCGCCTGGGAGCGCCTGATTTTGGGGTAAAAGAGGCGCAGGCGATTATCCTGCCCATGCCGGCCGAACGCGAGGAAGGGCTGCTCAACGCGCCGCTTTCCAATACATCGTATCATATGCAAACCATTTTGGATGCCATTCCAGCGGGCAAACTGGTGCTGGCGGGTGCGGTCTCCCCGGCCCTGCGGGCACGGGCCGAACAAAACGACCTGCATCTGATCGACTATCTGGCCCGTGAGGAGCTGGCTATCCGCAATGCAGTCCCCACCTGCGAAGGGGCGTTGCAGCTTGCCATGGAAGAACTGCCCATCACCCTGCATGGGTCGCATGTGCTGGTCATCGGCAATGGGCGCATCGGCAGTATGCTGGCCCAGAAATTGCAGGCGCTGCATGCGCATGTGACCGTTTCTGCCCGTTCGGCCAAGGATTTTGCACGCATTGAAGCAGCCGGACATGGCTGCCTGCATACGGGCGCTCTGGCTGGGCATCTGTCCGGCTTTGACCTGGTGGTCAACACCGTGCCGGCACGGGTGCTCGGTATGGCCGAACTGGCGGAACTCCCACCCGATTGCCTGATTATCGATCTGGCATCCAAGCCGGGCGGTGTGGATTTCAACGCGGCCAGCCAAATCGGCCGGCACGCGATCTGGGCTTTGTCGCTACCCGGCAAGGTCGCGCCGGTTTCGGCTGCCTGTGCCATCCGGGATACGGTCTATACGATCTTACAGGAGGAGGGCCTATTATGAACCATCCCATCCGCGTCGGCTTTGCCATGACCGGTTCGTTTTGTACCTTTGCCAAGGCGCTCGATGTGCTGGAAGCCATGGTACAATCCGGGGAATATGTCATCACCCCCATTTTATCCGACCATGCGGCCTCGATGGATACCCGGTTTGGTACGGCCCAAGACCTGCAAAACCGGCTGACCGAACTGACCGGCAACCCCATTGTGCAAACCATCCAGCAGGCAGAGCCCATCGGTCCCAAAGGGCTGCTCGATGTGCTGGTCGTTGCGCCCTGCACGGGCAATACGCTGGCCAAACTGGCCCATTCGATCATTGATACCCCAGTCACCATGGCGGTCAAGAGCCATCTGCGCCGGGACCGTCCGGTCGTCCTCGCGGTTTCCACCAACGATGGCTTATCCGGTTCGGCGTTCAATCTGGGCACCCTACTCAACCGCCGACATTATTATTTTGTCCCCTTCGGACAGGATGCCCCCTATACCAAACCGCGCTCGCTGGTCGCAGATATGAGCCAAATCCCATCCACCATTGCATCCGCCCTGCGCGGGGAACAACAGCAGCCTTTGCTGCTCACCTCATAAAAAAATGGCCACCCTCCTTTCCGGA of the Intestinibacillus sp. Marseille-P6563 genome contains:
- a CDS encoding dipicolinate synthase subunit B — its product is MNHPIRVGFAMTGSFCTFAKALDVLEAMVQSGEYVITPILSDHAASMDTRFGTAQDLQNRLTELTGNPIVQTIQQAEPIGPKGLLDVLVVAPCTGNTLAKLAHSIIDTPVTMAVKSHLRRDRPVVLAVSTNDGLSGSAFNLGTLLNRRHYYFVPFGQDAPYTKPRSLVADMSQIPSTIASALRGEQQQPLLLTS
- the dpsA gene encoding dipicolinate synthase subunit DpsA yields the protein MKKSTSLAILGGDMRQAFLAQLLCADGHTVTVSALERHPFDAGIRLGAPDFGVKEAQAIILPMPAEREEGLLNAPLSNTSYHMQTILDAIPAGKLVLAGAVSPALRARAEQNDLHLIDYLAREELAIRNAVPTCEGALQLAMEELPITLHGSHVLVIGNGRIGSMLAQKLQALHAHVTVSARSAKDFARIEAAGHGCLHTGALAGHLSGFDLVVNTVPARVLGMAELAELPPDCLIIDLASKPGGVDFNAASQIGRHAIWALSLPGKVAPVSAACAIRDTVYTILQEEGLL
- a CDS encoding DUF2284 domain-containing protein, which produces MTDLCTTQTAVRRMAVDAFLKQYYRPEKFAQSCNGCPFYGKVWSCPPGVPDTPAFFAGYTDIYLLGVQVTYTELAHRWRDVQAVQDQTYGLAKRALLETQLALEKLFPGARSIAAGRCERCAHCMRPSGCTCIWPERMRYSFSAFRIDLSRLADEQLGFPLQWSSGKLPAYHVALGALLVP